A genomic window from Diospyros lotus cultivar Yz01 chromosome 2, ASM1463336v1, whole genome shotgun sequence includes:
- the LOC127794698 gene encoding rapid alkalinization factor-like: protein MVFRAGFLLLLLLLLLLLVCSGTVTVSRADDSDYGVSAFATVARFDVDSLRARGVSACNGQVGDCIDDEEELMLDSVAARRFMEERQKYISYKAMRANIVPCRRRGNSYYNCNQRRRMNPYNRGCLAITRCKRYTW from the coding sequence ATGGTTTTCCGGGCTGGATTcctgctcctcctcctcctcctcctcctcctcctcgtctGCTCTGGAACGGTGACCGTGTCCCGCGCCGATGATTCCGACTACGGAGTCTCAGCCTTCGCCACCGTGGCGCGCTTCGACGTGGACTCCCTGCGTGCTCGCGGCGTCTCGGCGTGCAACGGGCAGGTCGGCGACTGCATCGACGATGAGGAGGAGTTGATGCTGGATTCGGTGGCGGCGCGGCGGTTCATGGAGGAGAGGCAGAAGTACATCAGTTACAAGGCGATGAGGGCTAACATCGTGCCGTGCAGAAGGCGGGGGAACTCCTACTACAACTGCAACCAGAGGAGGAGGATGAACCCTTACAACCGCGGCTGCCTCGCCATTACCAGGTGCAAGAGGTACACCtggtaa
- the LOC127793858 gene encoding VQ motif-containing protein 4-like, with protein sequence MENSRKLQENPAPSLVPSPNSSSSSSTSSNSRLQPPAAAAVVTPPTTPKPVTRSEPNNPYPTTFVQADTSSFKQVVQMLTGSETTAKHAAVGGRPDPHRNSIPPIKTGPRKHSSSRLYERRNSLKNFKISPLVPGLGRSSGVSPRNPATPEILSPSILDFPSLLLSPVTPLIPDPFNRTTKCGSGGAGLDMEAESQAIAKKGFYFHPSPANTPRESEPRLLPLFPVTSPRVSGSSS encoded by the coding sequence ATGGAAAACTCACGTAAACTGCAAGAGAATCCGGCCCCATCTCTTGTTCCGTCGCCCAACAGTTCGAGTAGCAGCAGCACCAGCAGCAATAGCCGGCTGCAACCTCCGGCGGCAGCGGCGGTGGTAACGCCCCCCACAACGCCCAAGCCCGTCACCAGATCCGAACCCAACAACCCGTACCCGACCACCTTCGTCCAGGCCGACACTTCCTCCTTCAAGCAAGTCGTCCAAATGCTCACCGGATCCGAAACAACCGCCAAGCACGCCGCCGTGGGAGGGCGACCCGACCCGCACAGGAACTCGATCCCGCCCATCAAGACCGGGCCCAGGAAACACTCCTCTTCCCGCCTCTACGAGCGCCGAAACAGCCTCAAGAACTTCAAGATCAGCCCGTTGGTCCCCGGGCTCGGGCGCAGCTCCGGGGTATCGCCCCGGAACCCGGCCACGCCGGAGATTTTGTCGCCGAGTATTCTGGACTTCCCGTCTCTGCTGCTCAGCCCTGTGACGCCGCTCATACCCGACCCGTTTAACCGGACGACGAAGTGTGGGTCTGGCGGAGCGGGCTTGGACATGGAGGCGGAGAGCCAGGCGATCGCGAAAAAGGGATTCTATTTTCACCCGTCGCCGGCGAATACACCGAGGGAATCGGAGCCCCGGCTGCTGCCCCTTTTTCCGGTGACGTCGCCCCGAGTATCAGGTTCTTCTTCTTGA